The proteins below come from a single Salinilacihabitans rarus genomic window:
- the guaB gene encoding IMP dehydrogenase yields MANDVPEHEPYSSKLRVPEALTFDDVLLRPKESRVEPDDADLTSRVSKNVEVSVPILSAAMDTVTESDMAIAMARHGGLGVLHRNMNADRMVEEIERVKRADELIIPLESVVTADPEMTVREVDEMMVREGVGGAPVVNTRGEVLGIISSTDIRPHLEVNEDDPVTAAMTDEVITAPEDVDAREAFDLMYEHKIERVPVVDDENLLVGLVTMQGILQRREYEEAVRDDDGRLRLGVAVSPFEFDRAVAADEAGADVLFIDTAHAHNLNVIEGAREIEESVDADVVVGNVGTREAAADLVDFADGIKVGIGPGSICTTRVVSGAGMPQITAVAQVADVAAEHDVPVIADGGIRYSGDAIKAVAAGADAVMLGSYFAGTEEAPGRVVTMNGKKYKQYRGMGSVGAMKSGDADRYLKEDPEDDEEYVPEGVEAATPYKGTLKSELHQLAGGMQSGMGYVGAETIPEFKERSEFVRVSAAGQTESHAHDVVITDEAPNYSPNE; encoded by the coding sequence ATGGCGAACGACGTTCCCGAGCACGAGCCCTACTCCTCGAAACTTCGCGTACCCGAAGCGCTGACGTTCGACGACGTCCTGTTGCGCCCGAAAGAGAGCCGCGTCGAACCCGACGACGCCGACCTGACCTCCCGCGTCTCGAAGAACGTCGAGGTCTCGGTCCCGATCCTCTCGGCGGCGATGGACACCGTCACCGAGAGCGACATGGCGATCGCGATGGCCCGCCACGGCGGCCTCGGCGTCCTCCACCGCAACATGAACGCCGACCGGATGGTCGAGGAGATAGAGCGCGTCAAGCGCGCCGACGAACTCATCATCCCCCTCGAATCGGTCGTCACCGCCGATCCCGAGATGACCGTCCGCGAGGTCGACGAGATGATGGTCCGCGAGGGCGTCGGCGGCGCGCCCGTCGTCAACACCCGCGGGGAGGTGCTGGGGATCATCTCGAGTACGGACATCCGTCCGCACCTCGAAGTCAACGAAGACGACCCCGTCACGGCGGCGATGACCGACGAGGTCATCACCGCCCCCGAGGACGTCGACGCCCGCGAGGCGTTCGACCTGATGTACGAGCACAAGATCGAGCGCGTCCCGGTCGTCGACGACGAGAACCTGCTGGTCGGCCTCGTGACGATGCAGGGTATCCTCCAGCGCCGCGAGTACGAGGAGGCCGTCCGCGACGACGACGGGCGACTCCGCCTCGGCGTCGCCGTGAGTCCGTTCGAGTTCGACCGCGCGGTCGCCGCCGACGAGGCCGGCGCCGACGTGCTGTTCATCGACACCGCCCACGCCCACAACCTGAACGTCATCGAGGGCGCCCGCGAGATCGAGGAGTCCGTCGACGCCGACGTCGTCGTCGGCAACGTCGGGACCCGCGAGGCCGCCGCCGACCTCGTCGACTTCGCCGACGGCATCAAGGTCGGCATCGGCCCCGGTTCGATCTGTACCACGCGGGTCGTCTCGGGCGCCGGGATGCCCCAGATCACGGCCGTCGCGCAGGTCGCCGACGTCGCCGCCGAACACGACGTCCCCGTCATCGCCGACGGCGGCATCCGCTACTCCGGCGACGCGATCAAGGCGGTCGCCGCCGGCGCCGACGCCGTCATGCTCGGCTCGTACTTCGCGGGCACCGAGGAGGCGCCCGGCCGCGTCGTCACCATGAACGGCAAGAAGTACAAGCAGTACCGCGGGATGGGGTCGGTCGGCGCGATGAAGTCGGGCGACGCGGACCGCTACCTCAAGGAGGACCCCGAGGACGACGAGGAGTACGTCCCCGAGGGCGTCGAGGCCGCGACCCCGTACAAGGGTACCCTCAAGTCCGAACTCCACCAGTTGGCCGGCGGGATGCAGTCCGGGATGGGCTACGTCGGCGCCGAGACGATCCCCGAGTTCAAAGAGCGCAGCGAGTTCGTCCGCGTCTCCGCGGCCGGCCAGACCGAGAGCCACGCCCACGACGTCGTCATCACCGACGAGGCACCGAACTACTCGCCGAACGAGTAG
- a CDS encoding DUF5794 domain-containing protein yields MSTSQHPVALRLERLVGGDTRLLALVMGLPLIDGIFPALILAGALDEPLGALQVGLLIFGGSATVAVILAEMDGTPAEQMKVVLLVGVPLVALAAVQAALAPAIASVLEIVVFERFAALVIAGIAAKTASATVGEYLPSSGIVIALGLVASLDPSGFEFVVMDDPALVANATLAAVVGVAFALSIALGGPYLREYLDIDRFRFGSAVALGLLPLSLLGMPFGQAPLAVLCVAALFAFDPESDSETDAADEPAESPSPSPAPARTDAGTLADGGRAGERGDGEADREEAPFPGDDVTPAEGRAPWL; encoded by the coding sequence ATGAGCACGTCACAACACCCGGTCGCCCTCCGTCTCGAGCGGTTAGTGGGCGGTGACACCAGACTCTTGGCGCTGGTGATGGGGCTGCCGTTGATCGACGGCATCTTCCCCGCGCTGATCCTCGCGGGCGCGCTCGACGAACCGCTGGGCGCCCTGCAGGTCGGCCTGCTGATCTTCGGCGGCAGCGCCACCGTCGCAGTCATCCTCGCGGAGATGGACGGCACCCCGGCAGAGCAGATGAAGGTCGTCCTGCTCGTGGGCGTGCCGCTGGTGGCCCTCGCGGCCGTTCAGGCGGCGCTCGCGCCCGCGATCGCGAGCGTCCTCGAAATCGTCGTCTTCGAGCGGTTCGCCGCGCTCGTGATCGCCGGCATCGCGGCCAAGACCGCGAGCGCGACCGTCGGCGAGTACCTGCCCAGCTCCGGAATCGTCATCGCCCTCGGACTGGTCGCCAGCCTCGACCCGAGCGGGTTCGAATTCGTCGTCATGGACGACCCCGCGCTGGTCGCGAACGCGACGCTCGCGGCCGTCGTCGGCGTCGCGTTCGCCCTGTCGATCGCCCTCGGCGGCCCGTACCTGCGCGAGTACCTCGACATCGACCGCTTCCGCTTCGGCAGCGCCGTCGCGCTCGGCCTGCTGCCGCTGTCGTTGCTGGGGATGCCGTTCGGGCAGGCCCCGCTGGCGGTGCTCTGTGTCGCCGCGCTGTTCGCGTTCGACCCCGAGTCGGATTCGGAGACCGACGCGGCCGACGAACCAGCCGAATCGCCGTCGCCCTCGCCGGCGCCGGCGAGGACGGACGCGGGGACCCTCGCCGACGGCGGCCGGGCGGGCGAGCGTGGCGACGGGGAGGCCGACCGCGAGGAGGCGCCGTTCCCGGGCGACGACGTGACGCCCGCCGAGGGCCGGGCCCCGTGGCTGTAA
- a CDS encoding HNH endonuclease, translating to MEISNVPQKPNFVVGERYLRKELHNQFKGQRQYGISTPSSESFIFIFTDPDSEEHGYSDRFLDNGLFVYSGEGRLGDMTLDGGNERILKHKENGDSLLVFEKVGEQNGADVVTYDGEYEYVDHYWERAPDDNDEMRDAVRFKLEPQGGLETSLDESEVGTLSDDELFKRAKQSAPGKSVTTTTSTRTPYTRSDLVRDFALRMADGICQACSEEAPFVSQKGEPYLEVHHLYRVSDGGVDDPENVIAICPNCHREVHHGRNGDDLNERLIETAEKRNERLRSVSPRS from the coding sequence ATGGAGATTAGTAACGTACCTCAGAAGCCGAACTTCGTGGTTGGGGAGCGATACCTGCGAAAAGAACTCCACAACCAATTCAAGGGTCAGCGACAGTACGGGATTTCTACACCCTCCTCTGAATCATTTATCTTCATCTTCACCGACCCCGATTCCGAAGAACACGGGTACAGTGACCGGTTCCTCGACAACGGATTGTTTGTCTACTCTGGTGAAGGTCGGTTGGGAGATATGACGCTTGACGGCGGGAACGAGCGTATCCTAAAACACAAAGAAAACGGCGACTCACTACTCGTCTTTGAGAAGGTCGGTGAACAGAACGGTGCAGACGTAGTGACCTATGATGGAGAGTATGAGTACGTAGACCACTATTGGGAGCGTGCCCCAGACGATAACGACGAAATGCGTGATGCAGTCCGGTTCAAATTGGAACCGCAAGGTGGTCTGGAGACGAGCTTAGACGAATCTGAAGTCGGTACGTTGTCCGATGATGAATTGTTCAAACGTGCAAAACAGAGTGCCCCCGGGAAGTCTGTCACCACAACTACCAGCACGAGAACGCCTTATACTCGGAGCGACCTCGTTCGAGACTTCGCACTACGGATGGCTGATGGGATTTGTCAGGCTTGCTCAGAAGAAGCCCCGTTTGTTTCTCAAAAGGGCGAACCGTATCTGGAAGTGCACCATCTCTACCGCGTCAGTGATGGCGGCGTTGATGACCCGGAGAACGTTATTGCTATCTGTCCTAACTGCCACCGAGAAGTCCATCACGGTAGGAACGGCGATGACCTGAATGAGAGACTTATCGAGACTGCGGAGAAGCGGAACGAGCGTCTTCGGTCAGTATCACCGAGGAGTTAA
- a CDS encoding HEPN domain-containing protein gives MGSSDSELKARVRECVEDFVETIREEQDFVPKLRIAAGDRMDRKEKIIDEPSRIITFYSSRQQEFFKETAEWMHETGNGFGLKGPADPGDEDVVFLSAPEDYEPPEEPNLFSYVNALFNFAGTVMDYSGGYVVTEEGFNQAYEERWLPKYETGLKTFEIIIPLHLFNIPRDDEAVIELSPEFELRRRRHNYYRVESLRICPITDSERRGIHTSSAGGGEQFNLNPIDACEYKIHAEIAAREPEATLYDPGEEIGERLATALRLFDPDPETGDLIVGTTFRREPNWLEFREGIPDFTVIGDANKDRTQRQEAYLLYPDSVEEFTEFWERHCQRIRLDKNGQFTRSIQRFNEIWSKRFYEDQLLDCLIGLEGLLLHGVGSGNSITFRLKLRGGQILYDRLPYEREYIQKFLQDIYSLRGDIVHENQYLANVLDRNSRLKVLDEEFDHPKDVVAEARRFMGASVVAYMDLTEKTGLSIDKIGEKMDEAALDVHSEELFG, from the coding sequence ATGGGCAGTTCGGATAGCGAATTGAAGGCACGGGTCAGAGAGTGTGTGGAAGATTTTGTTGAAACCATCCGTGAGGAGCAAGATTTCGTCCCCAAACTTCGAATTGCTGCAGGAGATCGGATGGACAGAAAAGAGAAGATCATCGATGAGCCTTCACGGATTATTACGTTCTATTCCTCACGCCAGCAGGAGTTCTTCAAAGAGACCGCAGAGTGGATGCACGAGACCGGAAACGGATTTGGTCTCAAGGGGCCTGCTGACCCCGGTGACGAAGACGTAGTATTTCTCAGCGCACCGGAGGACTACGAACCCCCTGAGGAACCTAATCTATTCTCCTACGTTAACGCGCTTTTCAACTTCGCTGGTACAGTAATGGATTACTCAGGAGGTTACGTGGTCACGGAGGAAGGGTTCAATCAAGCATACGAGGAACGTTGGCTTCCGAAGTACGAGACCGGACTGAAAACCTTCGAAATCATCATTCCACTTCACCTATTCAATATCCCAAGAGACGACGAGGCAGTTATCGAATTATCTCCAGAATTCGAACTTCGTCGAAGACGGCACAATTACTATCGAGTTGAGTCGCTTCGTATCTGTCCTATCACTGATTCGGAAAGGCGGGGAATCCATACATCTTCAGCAGGTGGAGGAGAGCAGTTCAATCTAAACCCTATTGACGCTTGTGAGTACAAAATCCATGCAGAGATCGCGGCACGCGAACCTGAAGCGACTCTCTATGACCCGGGTGAGGAGATCGGAGAGCGGTTAGCAACTGCACTTCGACTCTTTGACCCTGACCCAGAAACAGGTGATTTGATTGTTGGCACTACCTTCCGGCGTGAACCCAATTGGCTGGAATTCAGAGAAGGAATTCCGGACTTCACAGTAATCGGAGACGCCAACAAAGACCGAACACAACGGCAAGAAGCATACCTGCTGTATCCGGACTCGGTTGAAGAGTTTACTGAGTTCTGGGAGCGTCATTGCCAACGGATTCGTCTCGATAAGAACGGGCAGTTCACCCGTTCAATTCAGCGATTCAACGAGATTTGGTCGAAACGATTCTACGAAGATCAACTCCTTGACTGTCTAATTGGGCTGGAAGGGCTCCTTCTCCACGGAGTCGGGTCAGGAAACTCAATCACTTTTCGACTCAAATTGCGTGGAGGTCAGATACTGTACGATAGGCTACCCTACGAAAGAGAATACATCCAAAAGTTCCTACAGGACATTTACTCACTTAGGGGAGACATTGTTCACGAAAATCAGTATCTCGCAAATGTGTTAGACCGAAATAGCCGGCTAAAGGTGTTAGATGAGGAATTTGACCATCCGAAAGATGTAGTGGCTGAAGCGCGCCGATTCATGGGCGCATCCGTTGTCGCATACATGGATTTAACCGAGAAAACGGGGCTGAGTATAGACAAGATCGGTGAGAAGATGGATGAAGCAGCTCTTGATGTGCACTCAGAAGAGTTGTTCGGGTAG
- a CDS encoding tyrosine-type recombinase/integrase yields the protein MKPITERDPSEELTPRAARRQFLNAKRGNVKESSYRAYKFPTRHFVEYCENEGIDAIGQVNSYLMESWVQKREAEDVKPITAQQTVKLVRVFIKWCENSGLIEPGVYDRTRVPNVSEKEQVSQEVLRAHAANQILDYLSTYEYATRQHALFQLMWETASRISGAISLDLEDLGRDREGDPALTFVHREAQGTPLKNNEKSERTIQLSEGLFDVLQDYIEMRRPDVTDEYGRNPLFTTANGRLTRQRAYKNTVALTRPCVYAGQCPANKDIETCEFTKKKRAMSCPENVSLHPIRRGSITDHINRGWPKELLSERVDVSVEVLEKHYDARTQEDALRRRKQYRDLL from the coding sequence ATGAAGCCGATCACAGAACGCGACCCCAGCGAAGAACTCACACCCCGAGCCGCACGGCGTCAGTTTTTGAACGCCAAGCGCGGGAACGTCAAAGAATCCAGCTACCGGGCCTACAAATTCCCCACCCGGCACTTTGTCGAATACTGCGAGAACGAGGGCATCGACGCAATCGGCCAAGTCAACAGCTACCTCATGGAATCGTGGGTACAGAAACGGGAAGCCGAAGACGTGAAGCCCATCACGGCCCAGCAGACCGTAAAACTCGTCCGGGTCTTCATCAAATGGTGCGAGAACTCCGGCCTGATCGAGCCGGGCGTCTACGACCGAACCCGCGTCCCCAACGTGAGCGAAAAAGAGCAAGTCAGCCAAGAGGTCTTACGGGCACACGCCGCTAACCAAATCCTCGACTACCTCTCGACCTACGAATACGCCACCCGACAGCACGCGCTCTTCCAGCTAATGTGGGAGACCGCCAGCCGAATCTCCGGGGCGATCTCACTCGATCTCGAAGACCTCGGAAGAGATCGAGAAGGCGACCCCGCACTAACGTTCGTACACCGAGAAGCCCAGGGAACCCCGCTGAAGAACAACGAGAAGAGCGAGCGGACAATCCAACTCTCGGAAGGCCTCTTCGACGTTCTCCAAGACTACATCGAAATGCGGCGGCCCGACGTGACAGACGAATACGGGAGGAACCCGCTCTTCACAACGGCGAATGGTCGGCTCACCCGCCAACGGGCCTACAAGAACACCGTCGCCCTCACCCGGCCCTGCGTCTACGCCGGTCAGTGCCCCGCCAACAAGGACATAGAAACCTGCGAGTTCACCAAAAAGAAGCGGGCCATGTCCTGCCCGGAGAACGTCAGCCTTCACCCCATCCGGCGCGGCTCGATCACCGATCACATCAACAGAGGGTGGCCGAAAGAGTTGCTGTCGGAGCGCGTAGATGTATCTGTCGAGGTACTGGAGAAGCACTACGACGCGAGAACGCAGGAAGACGCCTTGCGGAGACGGAAGCAGTACCGAGACCTTCTCTAA
- a CDS encoding ABC transporter permease subunit has product MSTLFVFGALALLFYGVFHRLSASPYGRVLRAIRADDLVTETVGKRVFRYKVAAFVYGAAVAGLAGALLVFYNGADAVGFFTIDVTVVLWVGMLIGGAGNDRGVVGGLAIIMGFQLATRFFNDAIPFVTQDRFASVRLMLVGLLLMLIVRYRPEGIWGDADRLGVES; this is encoded by the coding sequence GTGTCGACGCTGTTCGTCTTCGGTGCGCTCGCGCTCCTGTTCTACGGCGTCTTCCACCGGCTGTCGGCGTCGCCGTACGGGCGCGTCCTCCGTGCGATTCGGGCCGACGATCTGGTGACGGAGACGGTCGGCAAGCGCGTGTTCCGGTACAAGGTCGCGGCGTTCGTCTACGGGGCGGCCGTCGCGGGCCTTGCCGGCGCGTTGCTGGTCTTCTACAACGGCGCGGACGCGGTGGGCTTTTTCACCATCGACGTGACCGTCGTCCTCTGGGTCGGAATGCTCATCGGCGGCGCGGGCAACGACCGCGGCGTCGTCGGCGGGCTGGCGATCATCATGGGCTTTCAGCTGGCGACGCGGTTCTTCAACGACGCGATCCCGTTTGTCACGCAGGATCGGTTCGCGTCCGTCCGGCTGATGCTCGTCGGCCTGCTGTTGATGCTCATCGTCAGGTACCGCCCGGAGGGGATCTGGGGTGACGCCGACAGGCTGGGGGTGGAGTCGTGA
- a CDS encoding ABC transporter ATP-binding protein codes for MTLLTVENLRRSFGSLVAVDGVSFEVEAGEIVGMIGPNGAGKTTTFDCVSSVVESDAGTVTFDGRDVTTSPPHALARRGLVRTFQRTRELSTMTVEENLRIGAYPLGGLPEDRLLAVVEQFPVLEERLDQRAGNLSGGQQQLLAMARALIPEPPLLLLDEPSAGLAPDLVDEMFDHIDAINDRGVTVLIVEQNAKTALRRCDRGYVLAQGENRYADEGETLLNDPEVRKQFLGG; via the coding sequence GTGACGCTGCTCACGGTCGAGAACCTCCGGCGCTCGTTCGGCAGCCTCGTCGCCGTCGACGGCGTCTCCTTCGAGGTCGAGGCCGGCGAGATCGTCGGGATGATCGGTCCGAACGGCGCCGGGAAGACGACCACGTTCGACTGCGTGTCGAGCGTCGTCGAGAGCGACGCCGGGACCGTCACGTTCGACGGGCGAGACGTCACGACCAGTCCCCCGCACGCTCTCGCCCGACGGGGTCTCGTCCGGACCTTCCAGCGGACCCGGGAGCTGTCGACGATGACCGTCGAGGAGAACCTCCGGATCGGCGCCTACCCGCTCGGCGGCCTCCCCGAAGACCGGCTGCTCGCGGTCGTCGAGCAGTTCCCGGTCCTCGAAGAGCGCCTCGACCAGCGGGCGGGCAACCTCTCGGGGGGCCAGCAGCAACTGCTCGCGATGGCGCGGGCGCTGATCCCGGAGCCGCCGCTGCTGTTGCTCGACGAACCGTCGGCTGGTCTCGCCCCCGACCTCGTCGACGAGATGTTCGACCACATCGACGCGATCAACGACCGCGGCGTCACGGTCCTCATCGTCGAACAGAACGCGAAGACGGCGCTCCGGCGGTGCGACCGCGGCTACGTCCTCGCGCAGGGGGAGAACCGCTACGCCGACGAGGGGGAGACGCTGTTGAACGACCCCGAGGTCCGCAAGCAGTTCCTCGGCGGCTGA
- a CDS encoding ornithine cyclodeaminase family protein, whose product MVLVLSEDEVGEALDLAGLVDVVGDALVKQAAGDVERPDRPHFAVGAGLDGDDPLGTGIAMPAYVHGDDQYATKLVGVHEGNAERGLPTIHAQIVLADARTGVPEAFMGGTTVTNARTGCIGALAVRELAPEAATLGVLGAGAQARWQTRAIETVASLDDVRVYSPSDSRTACAADLRDEGIPARAVERPSAAVDGADAVVTATTATEPVFPADALAPGAVVVAVGAFTAEMRELDAAVLERAGAVFADVPTEVADTGDLLATDLDAADLVPLGDLLADGYERGSPDEPVVVESVGSATLDAAAGTTVYRRALERGAGTEISL is encoded by the coding sequence ATGGTACTCGTACTCTCGGAGGACGAGGTCGGGGAGGCCCTCGACCTGGCGGGACTCGTCGACGTGGTCGGCGACGCGCTCGTCAAGCAGGCCGCGGGCGACGTCGAGCGACCCGACCGACCCCACTTCGCCGTCGGCGCGGGCCTCGACGGCGACGACCCGCTGGGGACGGGTATCGCGATGCCCGCCTACGTCCACGGCGACGACCAGTACGCGACGAAACTCGTCGGCGTCCACGAGGGCAACGCCGAACGCGGCCTGCCGACGATTCACGCGCAGATCGTTCTCGCGGACGCCCGCACCGGCGTCCCCGAAGCGTTCATGGGCGGAACGACCGTCACGAACGCCCGGACGGGCTGTATCGGCGCGCTCGCGGTCCGCGAACTCGCCCCCGAGGCGGCAACGCTCGGCGTCCTCGGGGCGGGCGCGCAGGCGCGCTGGCAGACCCGCGCCATCGAGACGGTCGCCTCGCTCGACGACGTGCGGGTCTACTCCCCGAGCGACTCCCGGACGGCGTGTGCGGCCGACCTGCGCGACGAGGGAATCCCGGCCCGGGCCGTCGAGCGCCCGTCGGCGGCCGTCGACGGGGCCGACGCGGTCGTGACCGCGACGACCGCCACCGAACCGGTGTTCCCGGCCGACGCGCTCGCCCCGGGGGCGGTCGTCGTCGCGGTCGGCGCGTTCACCGCCGAGATGCGGGAACTCGACGCCGCCGTCCTCGAACGGGCCGGCGCGGTCTTCGCCGACGTCCCGACCGAGGTCGCCGACACGGGCGACCTCCTCGCGACCGACCTCGACGCCGCGGACCTCGTGCCGCTCGGCGACCTGCTCGCCGACGGCTACGAGCGCGGCTCCCCGGACGAACCCGTCGTCGTCGAGAGCGTCGGCTCCGCGACGCTGGACGCGGCCGCGGGAACGACCGTCTACCGGCGAGCGCTGGAACGCGGGGCCGGGACGGAGATTTCGCTGTAA
- a CDS encoding ArsR family transcriptional regulator, translated as MGRRDGDAVRVDELYCSDEAPDPLLADLQHHHLPKLVDTGYVVRDEETRTVRRGPQFDEVAPLLRVLHDDRDVLPGDWP; from the coding sequence GTGGGGAGACGCGACGGGGACGCGGTTCGCGTCGACGAGTTGTACTGCTCCGACGAGGCCCCCGACCCCCTCCTCGCGGACCTCCAGCACCACCACCTGCCGAAACTCGTCGATACGGGGTACGTCGTCCGGGACGAGGAGACGCGGACCGTCCGACGCGGGCCGCAGTTCGACGAGGTTGCGCCGCTCCTGCGGGTGTTACACGACGACCGCGACGTGCTTCCCGGCGACTGGCCGTGA